From Antechinus flavipes isolate AdamAnt ecotype Samford, QLD, Australia chromosome 1, AdamAnt_v2, whole genome shotgun sequence:
AATTGAAGGAGGGCTCGTGGGGCATTTCCTGGCACGTGGTGCATTCTGTGGGAGGGGCTGGATGCACTTTCTTGCTGCTTGGATCACCAAAGGTCTTTTTGATCGAGATGACTCGCGTTTGTTCTTCCTCGGCTTCAGAATCGTCCCCTTGGTCCCATGTGGAAGAGGATTCCGAGGTGATCTCGGAGGAGGATGTCTCGGATCTTGTGTCCCTGTGGCTCTTGTCAGCCCAGGCCTGCATGACTTTCTCCAGGACCCTGGGCAAACCAGGAGGGAATAGTTCCTCCAGAAGCAGGGGAACTTCCAGCGAACTAGAAGGAGCCGCCAAAGCTGAACTTGGCCCCCAGGATGGGCCCGctacctcctcctcctgcctTGCTGAGGCGGCAGCCGGGATGCCGTTCTGGCCCTCCACATCCAGCACTTGCTCATCACTGCTTGAGGAGCAGGGAGTAACCCGATGAGGGGGACCTGGGAAAAGGGATTTGGCCTTCTGGAAAAAGCTCTTCTCCTCCGGGACCAAGTCTGTGAATGAAGAAGGGACCATATGAACAAAGGGGAAGGAATCGGCAAGCAGATTTGGGCGGGGGAAAGATAGGAGCGGCTCACGGTTTAGGATTTACCCCCAGGGATCCCTGGCCTTTGGAGGACAACCGGACCCTTGTCAGTGTGCTCTTGCATATGCTCTCCCTCGTTCACATACTGGGAGGAAGCCCAAGAGACAACTtcattccttcctatttttctggtAACCCTCTTGTTTGTACAG
This genomic window contains:
- the LOC127544562 gene encoding uncharacterized protein LOC127544562; its protein translation is MGKKTQILPHDLVPEEKSFFQKAKSLFPGPPHRVTPCSSSSDEQVLDVEGQNGIPAAASARQEEEVAGPSWGPSSALAAPSSSLEVPLLLEELFPPGLPRVLEKVMQAWADKSHRDTRSETSSSEITSESSSTWDQGDDSEAEEEQTRVISIKKTFGDPSSKKVHPAPPTECTTCQEMPHEPSFNWPLAKDAQGQQESPASSPAKGRQGLWKRRGKVQPALDAKSKTTPRTDREQSSSSAQRQGPETNRGCFRGFWRSLFSGGR